The genomic region ACGGAAGGATCTGATCCTGCAGCCGTCATGTTCGACGCGGTTCAATCTGCTAAAGCTAAAAAAGCCGATGTGTTAATATGTGATACTGCCGGTCGTCTTCAAAATAAAGTTAACTTAATGAAAGAGCTTGAGAAAGTAAAAAAAGTAATCGAACGAGAAGTTCCTGGTGCCCCTCATGAAGTGTTGCTTGCTCTTGACGCCACAACGGGACAAAATGCCTTAATTCAAGCCAAAACGTTCAAAGAGGCTACAAATGTCTCTGGGATCGTCTTAACAAAGCTAGATGGAACAGCGAAGGGTGGAATTGTCCTAGCGATTCGTAATGAGCTACAAATCCCTGTGAAATTTGTAGGGTTAGGCGAAAAAATGGATGACCTTCAGCCGTTTGATGCTGAAAAGTATGTATATGGCTTATTTTCTGACCTTGTCGATCAAGCGGAAGAGTAATCTTCTGCTTGACTTTTAAGTGGTGTCTAGGTATCCTTCATATGTAAAGGTTTTTCACTTAACAAAGGTGGAGAGATGAATGCTAGAAAGAACGACGAGACTTAATTATCTATATGATTTTTATTCTTCGTTGTTAACTCCAAAACAACAAAGCTATATGTCCTTATATTATTTAGACGATTTCTCATTAGGTGAAATTGCTGGAGAATATGAAGTGAGCCGACAGGCAGTCTATGACAATATTAAACGGACAGAAGCCATGCTTGAGGAGTACGAAGAGAAATTAAAGCTTTTTGAAAAATTTCAACAAAGATCTAAACTGATTCAACAGTTAAAAAAGGACCTAGAAACAGATGATGTTGGGAAAGACGATTTATATCAATTTCTTGAATTAATAGAGAATTTAGATTAGGAGGCGGCATTATGGCGTTTGAAGGGTTAGCCGACCGACTTCAGAATACGATGCAAAAAATCCGTGGAAAAGGTAAGGTTTCTGAATCGGATGTAAAAGAAATGATGAGAGAAGTACGTCTTGCTCTATTAGAAGCAGACGTTAACTTCAAGGTAGTAAAGCAATTTATCAAGAAAGTAAGTGAACGAGCAGTTGGTCAAGAGGTTATGCAAAGCCTTACTCCTGGCCAACAAGTTATTAAGGTAGTAAAGGAAGAGCTAACAGAACTAATGGGTGGGGAGCAAAGTGTCATTGCGGTAAATAAACGCCCTCCAACCGTTATTATGATGGTAGGTCTTCAAGGAGCCGGTAAAACGACGACTACTGGGAAACTTGCTAACTTATTAAGAAAAAAGAACAATCGTAAACCCCTTTTAGTAGCAGCAGATATTTATAGACCTGCAGCGATTAAGCAATTAGAAACGCTTGGAAAGCAGTTAAGTTTGCCTGTTTTTTCAATGGGAGATAAAGTAAGCCCTGTTGAAATTGCGAAACAAGGGATAGAAAAAGCAAAAGAAGAACATCATGATTATGTTTTGATTGATACGGCAGGACGTCTTCACATTGACGAACATTTAATGGAAGAGTTAAAACAAATTAAAGAGCTTACAAATCCAGATGAAATATTTTTAGTCGTTGATGCTATGACGGGGCAAGACGCAGTCAATGTAGCAGAGAATTTTAATGAAGCACTTGGGATAACCGGTGTTGTATTAACGAAACTTGATGGAGATACTCGTGGTGGTGCAGCCTTAAGTATTCGATCTGTTACAGACAAGCCGATTAAGTTTGTCGGAATGGGTGAAAAGATGGACGCTCTTGAGCCGTTTCATCCAGAGCGTATGGCGCAACGAATTTTGGGGATGGGAGATGTATTATCCCTTATCGAAAAAGCTCAAGCTAATGTAGACGAAGCTAAAGCAAAAGAGCTTGAACAAAAAATTAAAACGGCTTCTTTCACGTTTGATGACTTTCTTGAACAATTAAGTCAGGTAAAGCAAATGGGACCACTTGATGAACTAATTAAGATGATGCCAGGTGCGAATAAAATCAAAGGTTTAGATAAGATGAACGTTGATGAGAAGCAAATAAGTCATATAGAAGCCATCATTCAATCGATGACAAAAGAAGAAAAACTCCATCCTGAAATTATTAACGCAGGCAGAAGAAAACGAATTGCTAGGGGTAGCGGTAGGACCATTCAAGAAGTGAATCGACTACTTAAGCAATTTGAAGATATGAAAAAAATGATGAAACAAATGACAAGTATGCAAGGAAAAGGGAAAAAGAAAGGGTTTAAATTCCCGTTTATGTAAGTTTTTCTAAAAAAACAGAGCTGTTAAGAAAAAAGACTTTACAAACAGAGATGTTATTTGGTATTATACTAACGTCTGTTAAGAAAAAAGACTTTACAAACAATATATACATTTGATATTATACTATCTTGTGTGAAACTATTCGGAGGTGCTTTAAACATGGCAGTAAAAATTCGTTTAAAACGTATGGGAGCAAAAAAATCTCCTTTCTATCGTATCGTAGTAGCAGATGCTCGTTCACCACGTGATGGACGTGACATTGAAACTGTAGGAACTTACAACCCAGTTGCAGAGCCTGCAATCGTTGATATTAAAGAAGAGCTTGCTCTTAAATGGCTAAAAGATGGTGCTAAGCCATCTGACACAGTTCGTAACTTGTTCTCTAAGCAAGGTATTATGGAAAAATTCCACAACGAGAAAAACAGTAAGTAATCGGGATCTATGGTAGAACTGATAGAAGCAATTGTAAAGCCTATTGTCGATTATCCAGAAGAAGTATCGGTAACAGAAACAGAAGAAAATCATCGAATTTTGCTTACGTTATCTGTTCATAAAGACGATATGGGAAAGGTAATTGGAAAGCAAGGGCGAATTGCGAAGGCGATTCGAACTGTAGTATACGCTGCAGCAGGTTCTCAACAACAAAAGAAAACCGTATTAGAAATCGTTGATTGAAAGGGAGGGCTAACCTCCCTTTTTACATATATATTTAATTATTTTCCACAAAACTACAATCAAAAATATACTCTATTCCAATCCTCATTCATTATTTCCCCCTTTACTATTTTCTATGGGCTCGTACATAAAAGACTATTATAGGGAGGCATTACTGTGAAGATTCTCCAAAATGTTATTGTGAAGCAAATTTTAACAAAAGATAGTAAAGAGAAGTTG from Bacillus spongiae harbors:
- a CDS encoding putative DNA-binding protein — protein: MLERTTRLNYLYDFYSSLLTPKQQSYMSLYYLDDFSLGEIAGEYEVSRQAVYDNIKRTEAMLEEYEEKLKLFEKFQQRSKLIQQLKKDLETDDVGKDDLYQFLELIENLD
- a CDS encoding KH domain-containing protein — translated: MVELIEAIVKPIVDYPEEVSVTETEENHRILLTLSVHKDDMGKVIGKQGRIAKAIRTVVYAAAGSQQQKKTVLEIVD
- the rpsP gene encoding 30S ribosomal protein S16: MAVKIRLKRMGAKKSPFYRIVVADARSPRDGRDIETVGTYNPVAEPAIVDIKEELALKWLKDGAKPSDTVRNLFSKQGIMEKFHNEKNSK
- the ffh gene encoding signal recognition particle protein, producing the protein MAFEGLADRLQNTMQKIRGKGKVSESDVKEMMREVRLALLEADVNFKVVKQFIKKVSERAVGQEVMQSLTPGQQVIKVVKEELTELMGGEQSVIAVNKRPPTVIMMVGLQGAGKTTTTGKLANLLRKKNNRKPLLVAADIYRPAAIKQLETLGKQLSLPVFSMGDKVSPVEIAKQGIEKAKEEHHDYVLIDTAGRLHIDEHLMEELKQIKELTNPDEIFLVVDAMTGQDAVNVAENFNEALGITGVVLTKLDGDTRGGAALSIRSVTDKPIKFVGMGEKMDALEPFHPERMAQRILGMGDVLSLIEKAQANVDEAKAKELEQKIKTASFTFDDFLEQLSQVKQMGPLDELIKMMPGANKIKGLDKMNVDEKQISHIEAIIQSMTKEEKLHPEIINAGRRKRIARGSGRTIQEVNRLLKQFEDMKKMMKQMTSMQGKGKKKGFKFPFM